Within the Peromyscus maniculatus bairdii isolate BWxNUB_F1_BW_parent chromosome 2, HU_Pman_BW_mat_3.1, whole genome shotgun sequence genome, the region tctgggctacagaacaagttccagaacagctaaggcTGCACAGATAAActgtctcagaataaaacaaaagaataggtttaagtgatatatttattttagttaagCCTGCCTGCCCTGGCTACTATTTTCACTTCATCTATATTAGGATGTTAGTCCCTGAGAACATACCAGTTGAATATAAGAAgtcatttcttttcaggattgGCCATTTGATGATGGAGCTCCACCCCCTAATCAAATAGTAGATGATTGGCTAAACCTGCTAAAAACCAAATTTCGTGAAGAGCCAGGTTGCTGTGTTGCAGTGCATTGTGTGGCAGGATTGGGAAGGTAAAAACTCttactttttttctgaattcaTTGTGTCTAAGAAAGCCAACTGAGCTgagtggcggcggtggtggtgcacgcctttactcccagcactcgggaggcagaggcaggcagatcgctgtgagttcgaggccagcctggtctacaaagtgagttccaggaaaggcacaaagctacacagagaaactttgtcttgaaaaaacaaaaagaagaagaagaagaagaagaaatgaaagccaACTGGAAATTTCACCTTGGTAGAACTTGCATTTAGTAACTACATGATACTAAATTACTGGAAAGGAAATGAGCAAATGTCAGTGTAATAAGTTCTCTTAAGAGCCAGTTGTGTTGGGTCTGGATCGGATTCTAATGCTATATAGCATGTAATGAGGGTCCGTGTCCCATTTCAAGAAATAGAGATACTTAGGTCATTAAGCGgccaacaaaattaaaatagttttagaGATTAAAGTATCTGTACATGGTTGGGTTTGGATTGAAATGAAAGGGAATTTAACAAAGTTACTTTAAACTCTTGAACAGCGATGTGTGGACACTGAAAATTGACTGATTTTAGAACCTTTTCTGCCAAATATGCTTGCAGTAGTGTGTTGGATAAACAGAAGGTTAAGTGCCAATTTATGAGTGCACTGTGACTCAACATTACTGTGAGATGCCATTGCCTCAAGGTGGTGGTGACTTGGGCTATTAGCTCTGCTTAGCACTTTAGTATGTTAAGGTTTCTTTATGAGGTTGGACGTTTcagtattttgtatttatattttatagacctggctgtcctagaacttactgtgtagaccaggctgtccttgaactcacagagatctgcctgtcttccaaatgctgggattaaagcatgtgccaccacacccagcacaaaGCTCAAATTGGTAATGTATAAGCTTTCGGTTAAAAACCAGAGCAAACTCTAGACTCTAGTACTATGGATACTCATGATGGCCTTCTCTTTGCAGGGCCCCTGTGCTGGTTGCACTTGCATTGATTGAATGTGGAATGAAGTATGAAGATGCCGTTCAGTTCATAAGACAGTGAGTATATACAGTTGTATGTGCAGAACCCTAAGTGGGGCTATGCAGGAGGAAGAGGTTATTGAGACATTTGAAATATGTAAGAAGTGGTTGGTTTGGGCTTAAAATACTGtttgaaaatagagaaaaagataaaggCAAGTGACAAAGACTACCAGGAGTTTGTAAGATTGTTCTTCTAATTTAGATGTCAAATTTGGGTATGGTAGTATGTGGTTGGATGTCTAGGAATCTTCACAGTGAGTAAATTGATGAGTGCTGTTTTCAGTGGATTCCATAATAGCGCCCAGTGCAATTTCATATGACCAGCAGACAAAAGGAATGCATGGAGGAACAGATTAATTACTTTAGTActttaacattattttttaaattttatgtgcattggtgttttgcctgcatgtgtgtataaggacgtcagatcccctggaactgaagttacagacagttatgagctgccatatgggtgctgggaactgaacccaggtcctctggaagagcagtcagtgttcttaatcaatgagccatctctccagtccccacttgTTACTCTTGAATGACCTGTTCTCATACAAAATTAGAATAGTAGTAACCTGACATCCCCGACACTGGTCTGAAATAATAGGCCATGTTGTTCCTTTCTTTAACAAAattaagaggagaaagaaaagactgaCAGGAGACCTGAAGTGTATGGTTCTCAGCACTGAGACAGTGGTGTCCCACTGCCACTCCACTCTGCCCCGAACATGAGACTCTCTTCGTATGTTCGAACTAGTGTtagttttttaaagtttattaaatGCTTGTTTCTCATTCTGATCTGAAGACTCTGTTCATCTTATTGGAAAGAGTGTAGTCAGGTGTTGTTGAACAACCCTGCTGATCTCTTTTAAATGAACTACATGATGGGCAAAGAAACTCAAGCAAatttggtggcagaggcaggcggatctctgaatttgaggccagcctgggctacagagtgagttccagggctacacagagaaaccctgtctcggaaaaagaagaaaaggaaagaaacttctTTTGGAGGGGCTTGAGTTTATGTCTCatctggtggtggtgcatgcctttaatcccagcacttgggaggcagaagcaggtggatctctgtgagttggaggccagcctggtctacagagtgagttccaggttccaggacaaccaaagtaacagagagaaaccttgtctcaaaaaaccaaaaaataaacaacagcaacaaaaaaaaccccagaagaACATGACTGTAGCTGGGTGGTAgtagcacacaccattaatctcagtactcaggaggcagaggcaggcggatctctgtgagttcaaggccaacctggttacagtgcaagttccaggacagccagagctacacatagaaacactgtctcataaaaccaacccaacaaacaaacaaaacaaccaagttCACGTGCCAACTTTTAAAGTGATGTGGTATGGGAAATAAGCAGGTTTTCATCTGGGGAAAACTAGCTTAGATGGCATTGTGCCATAAATAGTACATTTCAGTAAGCTGTGCAGTTCTTTGCTACATGATAGTGTACCATTcttgtattttcagaaaaagaaggGGAGCATTCAATTCCAAACAGCTGCTTTACTTGGAGAAATACCGACCTAAGATGCGATTACGCTTCAGAGATACCAATGGGCATTGCTGTGTTCAGTAGACGTAGAGGAAGGCTGAATGGATCGTGGCATTAGAGGGAACTCTTGGTACCTGGAAATGTGAATCTGGAATCTTACCTGTGTCATCAAAGTAGTGATGGATTCAGTACTCCTCAACTCCTAATGATTGAGAAGAAAGCAAATGATAAAGAAATCCCTCTATAACACgaataaaatgtttaagaaaagaaaaaagaaaggaaaagggattAATTTAGTGAAAGATGATTTTGCTCCTAGTTTTGGAGTTTTGATTTCTGCCAGGATTGAATTATTTCAAAATCctcctgtgttttttaaacttttttcaaaaTAGGTATCTGAGGAAAACCAGCAGAATATTAACCAGTGTGGAGCCAGTTGTTGGGGAGCACACACTTCCATTATGCTTGGCACATAGGTCTCCTTGTGGTAGGATTTGGGGAAGGTAGATTATCCCCATCTTTCTTCCTGTCCTGTCCCCCTTACCCCACCCCCATACATGTAGATGGAATAGAAAGAAATCCTTGTTGCTGTAGATGTACGTATGTCTGCAGCCTTAAGCCTACCTGGGCACTTTTAGGAAAACAAcgacaaaaaacaccaaaaagaaaaaaaaaacccaaaaaaaagcaagccaagaaaaagcagtgCGCATCTGTTCTATGATCTAGGTGGTTTTTTATAGTCTAGTGATGGTGGGTGCTCGCTTAGTTCCTCTTCCTCACGTAGGCATGGAAGGTAGCCAGAAGCAGTTTGTTTTGGTAAATGGTGAGGAAATGACATCTTAAAGAGGAGTCTGTCTCCTGGAACTTAGCTGAGAGGAGAATCCTTTCCCAATAGTGGAAGAAGTGGGCATCCCAGAAACttattgaagagatggctccaggCCATCGATGGTCTGTCCTGGAGAGTTAGCATGTTTCTACAACTCTAGAACTATGGGTTGTGGATTTGCTATCTAACGATGTCATGGAAAAGCAATATCTTAAAATCTGAGGGCTGATTTCAGAAATAGAGGAGCAACAGAACATTCACAGTATTTTGGTCTTAAGAATGTCTGTGATGGTGGTTTTCCAAATTACTCTCTCTATATGTACAGTTAGTGTAACCACCTATTACCTTGTTATTACTAGATTCTTCtgagattaaaaaggaaaaagaaatcactgtCAAAACCAGCAATATCTAGTGAGTGTGTACCCACAGGCAATGGCAAGCAATAAAGTGAATAGCAAGGGGACTCCGCTCGTGGCATCATGTGGGAGCATTTTTCGGGTTCTCTGTTAAATGTGCTGATACAGAAAAGCTGTTTTTTCCTTATTTGCAGAAGACAGTTGACCAGGCTGCAGTGGAGAGGCAACTCCGGGGACTCTGGCACCCTCTTCAGCTAAATGTTCCCTACTTGACAGTGAGTGTCAAGCCCTGAGTGCAGGCCTAGAGTCTTCTTGTCCCAGTGGAAATGTATTGTGCAGAGCCTTAAGCTTCCCGCTTTATTAGTACAGATAGGCCAGTAGGATGGATGACATCTCCTTGATGGTACCTTGGTGGCTGGCAGCTTTGTGAACTGCCTCTATACTATTGCTGGGATTGTTCTGCTTTTAACTAAATTCGAATCTGTGGAGTCCTTCCTGCCTCAtcccagaaaatgaaaaataatgcttttttgacattgtttctagaattttaaaGTGTAAAATGATGATACAACCCAAAATTCTCTTATTTCAGAACATGACGACAAATAGATCGCTTTAACATAGACTCAAGATCAAAATATCTTACCTTCTAAGTTTAGATTGACTGTTGACTCCAGGGGTTCTGATCAATACCAGCAAACCCTTTTCCACCTGACATGTTCAGAAGTttggtgtgtgcatttgtgcatgagCACATGTGTTCCCGTGAGgctatgtgcatgcaggtgtccaTCGGTCTCAATGCCTGCCTGAGATAGAGTTACATTCCTGGTTCTGTGTGAGGAGAAGGGTGgataaaacaacataaaacagccctcatattgttttaaataagacTAATGTTAACTGTTCTCAgaactggactttttttttctcctcaaaattaaaacttttttttcttttggatttaatGAAGTATTGCTAGTGGAAGTCAGTTTGGCATGGTGAGAGATGTCAAACTTTTGAAAGGTGTGCAGCCTGATTTAAAACCAAATCCTGAACccttttaaagaacaataaaacatattttacatgctctttgtgcatttttttccccccacctcCAAATTGAGTTTGTTTGCTCCTTTTTCTCTGGTATTCTCAAGGCCTGATTTGTGTCCTGATAATGTGCTTTCAGGAGGTGAAGTGAGAAGTGTTCAGTTAGGTGTACCTGACCTTAGTTCGGATGCAAGTAACACATTTTCTGGTTCACCTCCTGGACACAACAGTATAGGAATTCAGCGTCTCATTCTAAGGAATTTGCTTACATCATAGGCTTGGATAAGGCATTAcaatttttctttaaactctTAAAAGTGGAGAATTACCTgctttatgtatgtattatagaATTTCTCTTTAATCATTGGTAAGCTAGATAAAGTGCCAAGGTACAAAGAATTGAAAGATGAATCCTGCTTTAGAGGACCTCAGTCTTACGGAAACAAAGTTACAGTGGGTGGAAGGAAGCTGGTATGGTGGTAAACATCTGTAATCTAAGCACTCTAGCTCGGGGGATGGAGCATCAGGGCGTTCAAGGCTgccctgggctacatggtaagacacCTTGTCTTGGTAAACAAAGTTACAGTGGATGGATGGCTTTGTGCTGTGCCATCTACAAGCTGTTGGTCCCAGAGCTTAGCATTAACCTTGTCCTCTACAGTAGCTCCATTAGATTCTTTGGCTGGTTGTGATAATTACTTAGCTCTACAGGAAATTGCTAATGCCTTGTCTTCATTCTGGCTGGTCTTGGTTAAGCCAACTATTCCTCTTCCCCTGAAATTGGGCAGCTCTACATGCCATCAAGTCTGAAGTCTTGTGGCGTCTGCATTGTCTCAGGTCTGCCACATCTGTCTCATCTGCTCTTTCTCCTTGCTCACTTtagctctgattggttggtttttaaaCCTAGAAACAGGAAGGGCCAGGAAGACAGCTCTGCAGGTAAAAGACAGTTCATCCCTGGAGCCTCCTAAAGAGCTGGGTatgtgtaattccagcactcctgtggagacagaaagcagaacttCCAGAACTGTCTGGAAGCTCCTAGGTTAGCTAGCTTGGAGACGTCTGTGCAGTGATAGTGCTGGATAGTCTGAGCAATGATTTGAACCAACTACGAGTGCCGATCCCTGACCTGACCTTCACACTTCCTGACCCACATCTCACCCATCTCTGGTGGGCACCTGTGGTACTGTCTTAAATTGTTACTACCAACATATTGACTCCTGTTTAAAGGGTCCCATTCTATAAACACTATATCTAGGATTTAAAAAAGGAGCATATATGTGTGCCTgttgagtttatgtgtaccacatatatgcaggggtccatggaagccaaaagaggcaattggatcccctgaaattaGTGCTTCaggaacctgagtcctctgcagaaCCAGCAAAAACAATCACCGAGTAACTCCCTAGCCCCCTCACTTCTTTTTTAAGCTTAAGGCGAGTATTTCCATCTATCTGATTTCATCCCTTATTTGAATAAGGGGCTCTTTATTCCTTTCTCTGAtgcccttttcattttctttctagatCATTCTCACCAACCTATAAATATGCTGTTTGTTGCATATTTATAGGTTAGAcctggtggctcatacctttaattccagcattctggtgacagaggcaggtagtgagttccaggacagccagggatatgtagagaaaccctgtcatttaaaaaaaaaaaaaaaaaaaaaatctgccaggaGATGGGAGCTCCTGtcttctggaggtagaggcaggtggatctcctgaGTTTGAGTGGCAGGAccgccaaggctacacaaagaaatcctgtctcaaaaaaacaaaaacaaaaaaaacaaaacaaaaaaaatcaaacaaaccaaaaacatgaaaaagaataaCTGAGAAGCCATCTCAGCAGTTACAGGCAAGTGCCATTAAGCCTGATGAGTTTGATCCTTGAAGCCCTGCTATGGCACGTGAGCACAGGTACACATGTGAAAAGATAGAACCCTGTTTGATTCCACATGCACCTCCTTtctctgccaccccaccccaccccagcactgggaattgaatttaagACCTCAACATGCTGGGCAAAGACTACCATCAAGCTTCCCTCTTAACTCTACAGTAAAACCGAACTTATAGTTGCTTTTTTGAGCCTATTTCAGCAAAGTTTTGTTTTAGtgattgggttttttttgttgttgttttgttttttaatttgtctaAGCTGGTCTGTAACTTAGACCATACTGGTCTCTTCAGGTTTTATCATCCTGCTGGGTGTCAGACATGCACTTCCCTTGCTGGCTCCCAGTGAGAATTTGATTTCACTAGGATTGCCCCCTTTTATGGGGGCtggagttgagacagggtttctctgtataatatctctgtctggctgtcgtggaacccgctctgtagaccatgccatcctcaaactctcagagatttgcctgcctctgcctctgagtgttgggactaatggcatgtgccagcactgcctggtGGGATTACCCCTATTTAAAGATTGCCAGAAGCTCTGTGCTTAGTTCAGTGGTGGGTTCTCCAAGCTTTGGGCCTGTCTATATGATGGAATGGATGGTACTTTGAAATTCATCTTTGTGACTTCATGGTCCCTCAAAGTTGTACACATCATAAGTCCCTGGGCCCTGTGAATGTGAACCTGATGGTGAGGCTACTTGGTGTATGTGATTAAGGGTGTTAAAATAGGCATTTCCTAGGTGACCTGGTGGACCAGGGCAATTTAATgttgctggctttgaagatggatGAAGGGGCCACAAGCTAGCATTGCTGGCAGTACTAGGACCCAAAGAAAGCAAGGGaagatctccccccccccatctccaagGAGGAGGAAACGCAACACCGGGGCGTTATTTCCACAGGAATCTATGGAACTATAGCATGAGAACTTCCactctttgttttataaaaaagTTTCATTGTGGGTCAGTGGCCTGGAATGCCTGCCCTTGTGGTCgtgctggattacagatgtgtgccatcatacctggctttaaCCTGAATTGTTTTATCCCCACCCaagatggtctcactatgtagctagctctggttgtcctggaggtCACTTGGTAAACAAGGCTGACGTCGAAtgccttctcctgcctcccaaatgctgggattaaaggtgtgcatcactaaaCTTGGCTTTGAaccttagttttaaaaaaaatgtgtgtgtgtgtgtgtgtgtgtgtacacacgtgtacacTCCCCACAgcatttgtgtggaggtcagaacaacTTGTAGCAGTTGGTTCTTCTattgtgtgggtcccaggaattgaactttcCAGGTTTGCCTAAAACTATCAAtggtcctgcctctccctccacaccca harbors:
- the Ptp4a2 gene encoding protein tyrosine phosphatase type IVA 2 isoform X2 yields the protein MNRPAPVEISYENMRFLITHNPTNATLNKFTEELKKYGVTTLVRVCDATYDKAPVEKEGIHVLDWPFDDGAPPPNQIVDDWLNLLKTKFREEPGCCVAVHCVAGLGRAPVLVALALIECGMKYEDAVQFIRQKRRGAFNSKQLLYLEKYRPKMRLRFRDTNGHCCVQ
- the Ptp4a2 gene encoding protein tyrosine phosphatase type IVA 2 isoform X1; the encoded protein is MNRPAPVEISYENMRFLITHNPTNATLNKFTEELKKYGVTTLVRVCDATYDKAPVEKEGIHVLATNLNIIISIRNTSYGYILSQFDWPFDDGAPPPNQIVDDWLNLLKTKFREEPGCCVAVHCVAGLGRAPVLVALALIECGMKYEDAVQFIRQKRRGAFNSKQLLYLEKYRPKMRLRFRDTNGHCCVQ
- the Ptp4a2 gene encoding protein tyrosine phosphatase type IVA 2 isoform X5 encodes the protein MNRPAPVEISYENMRFLITHNPTNATLNKFTEDWPFDDGAPPPNQIVDDWLNLLKTKFREEPGCCVAVHCVAGLGRAPVLVALALIECGMKYEDAVQFIRQKRRGAFNSKQLLYLEKYRPKMRLRFRDTNGHCCVQ
- the Ptp4a2 gene encoding protein tyrosine phosphatase type IVA 2 isoform X4; its protein translation is MNRPAPVEISYENMRFLITHNPTNATLNKFTEELKKYGVTTLVRVCDATYDKAPVEKEGIHVLDWPFDDGAPPPNQIVDDWLNLLKTKFREEPGCCVAVHCVAGLGRKRRGAFNSKQLLYLEKYRPKMRLRFRDTNGHCCVQ